One Mobula hypostoma chromosome 12, sMobHyp1.1, whole genome shotgun sequence genomic window, ACAAAACATGTCTCTTGGAATTGAAGGGGCATTGTGAAAGACACTGGAAAAAGCTTTTGTTTCACGCATGAAAGAAAGATAAAATAGAGAATATTTGTGTCTGCTGTTGCTCATCAAGCTGAAGCCAACAAAATCTCTGCCGCTTAAGTGGCCTGCAAGGTGTTTCTGCCAAGCATTAATGCTATTATCAATCTCCAACAGAAATGTGGGCTTGATCACCAAGTAATCTCTTACCTATTACTTTGTCTTCATTCCTACCTGAGGACTTCTAGTTTCCTTGATTAGGCATATATTTGCCTGAGTGGCGGCCTGGTCCCTCTTTGTGCAACAGCTGTAGCTATAATTTTTGAATTGTCATTAATCCATTCCCAAATCAGTTGAAATTTGCTTGCAAGTTCTTGGGATGCAGTAACAAAGTGCACATGTATAAAAGTACGAATTTGCCCATCagttgaacttgaaattgaattACAACATAATATTAATCTGGTCATGCAAACATTGGGTGCATTGGTATGATTTGTAGCATTCATGTGCCAGATTCTCCAAGTACTATACAAATGTGCCCTGAACTGGCATCTACCCCGGTGCTAGGGCACTGATTCTGCAGTTCAAACGGTTTTGTTTCTTATATGTGTTAGTCTGCTATTTCCTCGTAGATTTAGTCCTTTTGCTGCTCTTCCCCTGTCTGTTTGAATTGCCTGACTTCTTTGTTGCAGGAGCTTCAAGTATTTCCACTACTTCAGTTACTTGCACGTTGTGAGGTGATGGGGTTGTAGGTTTCTCCCACTCTTTGTTGGGCATGTTCAGGTGTCTCACTACATTTTTTAGCTTGGTCTTCTGTGGTTGCAGAGGGTACATTGACCAGTGAAATGCTGGTAGGTTTGGAAGATTCATATAAGGCTGATACTGAGCCATTAATGGCATTTTGTTTATAGTGGGAAGTGATGCTTGTGGAGACTTGTACACGTTCACGCCTTCTGGATTAAAATGTTGCTGCATACGTGGTGTGACCTGAACTGGTTTCTGAGGTATGATATCAATGTAGGAAGGGTTCACACCAGTGATGGTAGCAATCTGATGGGCATTGATGAGATCAGCATGGGCTCTCTCGGGTAAAACTGGGTTATAAAGTACTGTCCAAGGCACCCCATTCACAAATCGGTGAAGAATATTCAGCCATGTCCAATTACTGATTGGGTTGATGGTTACCCTAGGCCAGAATGCTGCTAAGTAATGGAGAGCTTTCTTGTTCCATCCTGATTCAATGTTGGAATCGTCAGTATGATAAAGTGCAGAAAAATAGATGTCTAATCTCGTGCTTGGATAATTTATTAAAAAATCATACATTTTGCTTATGCAATATTGGGCTCTTTCATTGCATGGGGTGTAATTAGAATATATGGTAATATAAGCAATGTTTTCATATGAATACATGAGTGCATCCAGATAACCATCGGTATCGAAGAACATTGATTCTGGATGCAGCTGGTGTAAAGTACAACTGGATACTTGTCCTTTTTGCACTAAGGTACCTGATGATAACTTCAGTTCATAAAAAAGCAGATGACTCCCACTCTGTGGCTGAGCATAAGGAAACCCAAATGATTCATAGAATTCCATGTATGACACACGTGCTTCTTCTCCTGTTTTGATGTGATATGGGCACTTCAAACAGTTTTCAGTGAAGTGAAGCCAGTAGTAGGGCTTCACCAGTGTTCCCTGAGGAGCAGTATATTCCTCATGAGTCGAAGCCATGGTGGATGGTTCACCTTATTTCCATCGGaaaggaattctttgccatatgcCACACCTTCTTTTAACAATAGTTAAAATGGTGCACATCGTGGTGTAAAAAGAATATAAgggaattctgaaatacaaatacAGAAAATGGTGAGTATGCAGAAAAAGTATCAATATCTGGAAAGTGTTATTAAGTCTACTGTAGGTATTCTATCCAACGGTATCATTGATCATACTCGCCAACTGACCACCTAACATCAAGACTTTGCACTTTCTGCTTCAATAACAACATGATCTGGGCTGTAATATAGTCTTGTTTAAAATTTTGTGTCCTTTGTGAGGATTGCACTCTGCAAGCAGAAGCCAGCTGTTTAAAATTCTGAACTGGAACAAAATCCTGCAGCCCTACTCAGTAAATAGTCACTCCTCCCCACACCTTGTGGCAgatcgggcagcaaccttgccatttcttgagcattttgtcttttttttgtgaggcagagttgctagcttgacacttagcacagcatggatggaaaacgtgcaaggagccggccagattcaaacccTGAACTTCTCACCTTGAAGtacagtgctgatgccactacaccaccagcattTAGTAAATGAGGCTAAACATTGAGATGTTTATATCCttccatcaagcacatctttccctcccctccactctccattTCTCCATAGAGATCGCTCTCTACATGACTCTCTTGTCCACTCATCtcttcccccccaaccccccggaCATTAACTCCTGCAAATTGAACAAGTGCTAAACCTGCCCCTACCCATATTCATTCACCACCATTgaggggccccaaacagtcctttcaggtgaggtgacacttcacccacaAATGTGTTTCTACTGTGTCCAGTACTCCTGTGTGGTGGCCTCTGCGTTAATGCGGCCTGACATAGATTTGTC contains:
- the LOC134354717 gene encoding putative C->U-editing enzyme APOBEC-4, encoding MASTHEEYTAPQGTLVKPYYWLHFTENCLKCPYHIKTGEEARVSYMEFYESFGFPYAQPQSGSHLLFYELKLSSGTLVQKGQVSSCTLHQLHPESMFFDTDGYLDALMYSYENIAYITIYSNYTPCNERAQYCISKMYDFLINYPSTRLDIYFSALYHTDDSNIESGWNKKALHYLAAFWPRVTINPISNWTWLNILHRFVNGVPWTVLYNPVLPERAHADLINAHQIATITGVNPSYIDIIPQKPVQVTPRMQQHFNPEGVNVYKSPQASLPTINKMPLMAQYQPYMNLPNLPAFHWSMYPLQPQKTKLKNVVRHLNMPNKEWEKPTTPSPHNVQVTEVVEILEAPATKKSGNSNRQGKSSKRTKSTRK